In the Meleagris gallopavo isolate NT-WF06-2002-E0010 breed Aviagen turkey brand Nicholas breeding stock unplaced genomic scaffold, Turkey_5.1 ChrUn_random_7180001853068, whole genome shotgun sequence genome, CCCCACCCCAGGCATCGAGGAACACGACTCCGAGGGCCGCGTCCTGACGGCCGAATTCCCATCTTTTTACATCGTTTCCGCCTACGTCCCGAATTCGGGTCGGGGTCTGACCCGCCTCCAATACCGCCAACGTTGGGACGAAGCCTTTAAAGATTTCCTCCTGGCTCTGGATTCCCAAAAACCCGTGGTCCTTTGCGGGGATCTGAACGTGGCCCATCAAGAAATCGATCTCCGGAATCCCAAAAACAACCGGCGTTCGGCCGGCTTCACCCAGGAAGAGAGGGATGGATTCGGGGCTCTGCTCAACGCCGGCTTCCTGGATTCGTTTCGGGAGCTTTACCCCACCGTGCCCCACGCCTACACCTTCTGGACCTACATGGGGGGAGCCAGGCAGCGCAACGTGGGCTGGAGGTTGGATTATTTCCTCCTCTCCAAGCGTTTGGGATCGGCGCTGTGCGACTCCAAGATCCGATCCGCGGCCATGGGAAGCGATCACTGCCCCATTACGCTCTACCTGGCTGTGTAAGGGGGGGGGAGCCCCACAGCCCGGCATGGATCCCATCGActtcaccccaaatcccatcgACTTCAACCCAAATCCCATTAACTTGACCCAAAATCCCAATAACTCGACCCAAAACCCCGTTAGTTTTTCCCCAAATCCCATTAACTCGACCCAGAATCCCATTGCgttgaccccaaatcccattacTTGACCCAAAATCCCATTAACTTGACCCAAAACCCCACGAT is a window encoding:
- the APEX1 gene encoding DNA-(apurinic or apyrimidinic site) lyase, whose protein sequence is TPGIEEHDSEGRVLTAEFPSFYIVSAYVPNSGRGLTRLQYRQRWDEAFKDFLLALDSQKPVVLCGDLNVAHQEIDLRNPKNNRRSAGFTQEERDGFGALLNAGFLDSFRELYPTVPHAYTFWTYMGGARQRNVGWRLDYFLLSKRLGSALCDSKIRSAAMGSDHCPITLYLAV